From the genome of Vicia villosa cultivar HV-30 ecotype Madison, WI linkage group LG2, Vvil1.0, whole genome shotgun sequence, one region includes:
- the LOC131646278 gene encoding metalloendoproteinase 1-like, with translation MKLTALNTFTFLFIISFLFANVSGGWFTGLAPAIESIFKTKIPSSIARVIPGKSNLDKGMFVKGKLGDISDVNDYLEKYGYLNSSTSNPNSIDESSLIQYQKFFNLTPTGQFDNNTYNILTKPRCGVADIVNETSSFKPWWTGNELKYGFHPKNKVSNNVKSLFQDAFNRWSNVTGLNFTETVVFNKSNIRIGFLNFDGKGGMVGGSYINNNNNVGIMFFDLKEQWVNKSDIKKDEVDLESAVMHQIGHLLGLEHSSVEESIMYPIVLPKQKIELVNDDDLKKIQQIYDVKNVKNGASDSNVKTDASGSSWSVGFWPLGFFGFVVCFVGLM, from the coding sequence ATGAAACTAACAGCACTAAATACCTTCACATTCCTCTTCATAATATCTTTCCTATTTGCAAATGTCTCCGGCGGCTGGTTCACGGGCTTGGCACcagcaattgaatcaatattcaAAACCAAAATCCCTTCCTCTATTGCACGAGTCATTCCAGGTAAATCAAACCTCGACAAAGGTATGTTTGTAAAAGGTAAACTCGGCGACATATCTGATGTGAATGACTACTTAGAGAAATACGGATACTTAAACTCTTCCACTTCCAATCCAAATTCCATTGATGAATCTTCATTAATCCAATATCAGAAATTTTTTAACCTCACTCCTACAGGCCAGTTTGATAATAATACATATAACATCCTGACAAAGCCACGTTGCGGTGTTGCTGACATCGTCAACGAAACGTCCTCGTTTAAACCATGGTGGACTGGGAATGAATTAAAATACGGTTTTCACCCGAAGAATAAGGTTTCAAACAACGTTAAGTCTTTGTTTCAAGATGCGTTTAACCGTTGGTCTAATGTAACAGGTTTGAACTTCACAGAGACGGTGGTATTTAATAAGTCGAATATTCGTATAGGGTTTTTGAATTTTGATGGAAAAGGTGGAATGGTTGGAGGATCTTAtataaacaacaataataatgttgggattatgttttttgatttaaaagaacAGTGGGTGAATAAGAGTGATATTAAAAAGGATGAAGTTGATTTGGAATCAGCTGTGATGCATCAAATTGGCCATTTATTAGGGTTGGAACATTCTTCTGTGGAAGAGTCTATTATGTATCCGATTGTGTTGCCGAAACAGAAGATTGAGTTGGTGAATGATGATGACTTGAAGAAGATTCAGCAAATATATGATGTCAAAAATGTCAAGAATGGTGCATCAGATTCAAATGTCAAAACTGATGCATCCGGTTCAAGTTGGTCAGTGGGTTTTTGGCCATTAGGCTTCTTTGGGTTTGTTGTATGTTTCGTGGGGTTAATGTGA